In Romboutsia lituseburensis, a genomic segment contains:
- a CDS encoding argininosuccinate synthase, whose amino-acid sequence MKEKVILAYSGGLDTSIIIPWLKENYDIDVIAVCANVGQEEDMDEIYEKALKSGASKAYVEDLSEEFVTQAIFKAIKAEVKYENKYLLGTSLARPIIAKKLVEIAHKENAKYICHGCTGKGNDQVRFEASILSLDPSIEIIAPWRLWDIKSREDAIDYANENNIEVAVTKEKIYSVDANLFHISTEGGDIEDLKNEHKEDLVYKKCMPIEKAPDVSEYVEIYFEKGEPKKVNNEELSPVEIIKTLNDIGAKHGIGVVDILENRLVGMKSRGVYETPGGTILYEAHNILESATLDKDTLHYKQVMAHKYSELIYNGMWFSKLKESIDAFIEETQENITGTVKVKLYKGNIKPAGIFTENALYDESISSFGDSELYDHKDAGGFINLFTLPLKIKALQNQ is encoded by the coding sequence ATCAAAGAAAAAGTTATACTAGCATATTCTGGCGGACTGGATACGTCAATAATAATACCTTGGTTAAAAGAAAATTACGACATAGATGTAATAGCAGTATGTGCAAATGTAGGTCAAGAGGAAGACATGGATGAAATCTATGAAAAAGCTTTAAAAAGTGGTGCAAGTAAAGCTTATGTAGAAGATTTAAGCGAAGAATTTGTAACACAAGCAATATTTAAAGCTATAAAGGCAGAGGTAAAATATGAAAATAAATATTTACTTGGAACATCTTTAGCTCGACCTATAATTGCTAAAAAATTAGTTGAAATAGCTCATAAAGAAAATGCAAAATATATATGCCATGGTTGTACAGGAAAAGGAAATGATCAAGTAAGATTTGAAGCATCAATATTATCCCTTGATCCAAGTATAGAAATTATAGCTCCATGGAGATTATGGGATATAAAATCTAGAGAAGATGCAATAGACTATGCTAATGAAAATAATATAGAAGTTGCAGTAACAAAAGAAAAAATTTACTCCGTAGATGCAAACTTATTCCATATATCAACAGAGGGTGGAGATATAGAGGATTTAAAAAATGAGCATAAAGAAGATTTAGTATATAAAAAGTGTATGCCAATTGAGAAGGCACCTGATGTATCAGAATATGTGGAGATTTATTTCGAAAAAGGAGAACCAAAGAAAGTAAATAATGAGGAACTTTCTCCTGTAGAAATAATCAAGACATTAAATGATATAGGTGCAAAGCATGGTATAGGAGTTGTAGATATCTTAGAAAATAGATTAGTAGGAATGAAATCAAGAGGAGTATATGAAACTCCAGGTGGTACGATACTTTATGAAGCACATAATATATTAGAAAGTGCTACTCTAGATAAAGACACATTACATTATAAGCAAGTAATGGCTCACAAGTATTCAGAACTTATATATAACGGAATGTGGTTTAGCAAATTAAAAGAATCAATAGATGCTTTTATAGAAGAAACTCAAGAAAATATAACAGGAACTGTAAAAGTAAAGCTATACAAAGGTAATATAAAACCTGCAGGTATATTTACAGAAAATGCATTATATGATGAATCTATATCTTCATTTGGAGATAGTGAATTATATGATCATAAAGATGCAGGTGGATTTATAAATTTATTTACACTTCCTTTAAAAATAAAAGCATTACAAAACCAATAA
- the argH gene encoding argininosuccinate lyase: MKLWGGRFRKEENKLMEEFNKSFDYDKILYKKDIEGSIAHVYMQVKCRLLTEEEGIAITNGLIEIHQDIDNKKLLLEGNYEDIHSFIEVNLIKRIGEVGKKLHTARSRNDQVATDMRLFAKESTIEIIDLIKSFKKTLKEVAYKNCVIMPGYTHLQRAQVVTFKHHLMAYYSMFDRDEKRLTNALEILDECPLGCCALAGTTHNIDREITKEKLGFSRIVENYMDGVSDRDYLLELMSDFSIIMMHLSRLSEELILWSSQEFKFIEIDDLYTTGSSIMPQKKNPDGAELIRGKTGRVYGSLFGLFTTMKGLPLAYNKDMQEDKEGFFDSINTIQMCISIMERMIATLKVNEENMKKAVKHGFLNATEVADYLVKKGVAFRDAHGIVGCIVIYCEDNNKAIEDLELYEFLKFSNVFEKDIYDFIDYENILNKGTKNNLL, translated from the coding sequence ATGAAGCTATGGGGTGGACGTTTTAGAAAAGAAGAAAATAAGCTTATGGAAGAATTTAACAAATCATTTGATTACGACAAAATATTATATAAAAAAGATATAGAAGGAAGTATTGCTCATGTATATATGCAAGTAAAGTGTAGGCTTTTAACGGAAGAAGAAGGCATAGCTATAACTAATGGGTTAATAGAAATTCATCAAGATATAGATAATAAAAAATTATTATTAGAAGGTAACTATGAAGATATACATAGTTTTATAGAAGTAAACTTGATTAAAAGAATTGGTGAAGTTGGAAAAAAACTACATACAGCTCGTAGCAGAAATGATCAAGTAGCAACAGATATGAGATTATTTGCTAAAGAAAGTACTATAGAAATAATAGATTTAATAAAAAGCTTTAAGAAAACTTTAAAAGAAGTTGCTTATAAAAATTGTGTAATTATGCCAGGATATACTCATTTGCAAAGAGCTCAAGTTGTAACATTTAAACATCACTTAATGGCTTATTATAGCATGTTTGATAGAGACGAAAAAAGACTTACTAACGCTTTAGAAATATTAGATGAATGTCCTTTAGGATGTTGTGCATTAGCAGGAACTACTCATAATATTGATAGAGAAATCACTAAAGAAAAATTAGGATTCAGTAGAATTGTAGAAAACTATATGGATGGAGTAAGTGATAGAGATTATTTACTTGAGCTTATGAGTGATTTTTCTATAATAATGATGCATTTAAGTAGATTAAGTGAAGAACTTATATTATGGAGTAGTCAAGAATTTAAATTTATAGAAATAGATGATTTATATACAACAGGTAGCAGTATAATGCCACAAAAGAAAAATCCTGATGGTGCTGAATTAATAAGAGGAAAAACAGGTCGTGTTTATGGGAGTTTATTCGGATTATTTACTACTATGAAAGGATTACCACTTGCTTATAACAAAGATATGCAAGAAGATAAAGAAGGTTTCTTTGATAGTATAAATACTATACAAATGTGTATTTCTATTATGGAAAGAATGATTGCTACTTTAAAAGTAAATGAAGAAAATATGAAAAAAGCTGTTAAGCATGGTTTTTTAAATGCTACAGAAGTTGCGGATTATTTAGTTAAAAAAGGAGTTGCATTTAGAGATGCTCATGGCATTGTTGGATGTATCGTTATTTATTGCGAGGACAATAACAAAGCTATCGAAGATTTAGAACTATATGAATTTTTAAAGTTTAGTAATGTATTTGAAAAAGATATCTATGATTTTATAGATTATGAAAATATATTAAACAAAGGAACTAAAAATAATTTATTATAA
- the nikA gene encoding nickel ABC transporter substrate-binding protein: MIRGIRKKLSLFLIVSLMTASMIGCSSSTSEGDKEGKKNDMLVIATANDIGDLNAHGYSPMYGQNFLYEGLTTFEEGEVKPALAEKWDISEDGKEYTFYLRKNVKFTDGSQLNAKVVKKNFDAFLKNKDAHSFLESVNLMESVEVVEDHTVKIKYKESYYPVLQELALSRPVRIMAEASFPDDGDTSEKIKKPIGTGMWKLKEYKAGEYAILERNEDYWGEKTKFKEVKMVVTPDGDTAVNALKAGEVNMIFDVESRLSPDAFNELKSSGFKTQVSQPLSTVSLIVNATNGATKDLKVRKALQHGVDKEVISKHVFYGLQEPADTLFDKNVPYCDINLVKYEYDLEKAGKMLDEAGWKLEEGKEYRSKDGKELELGFYYDGDNVIYKSLGEVLQSEYKKMGVKINLESQERQALIDKTKSGDFDITITETWGDPYDPHTLVASMKNEGYADYQAQKGLPMKKELDEKIGKVIVENDENTRQDIYTDILTTLHNQAVYLPISKTTRLVACDKDLTGIKFNTLYYIPIEEVTRESK, translated from the coding sequence ATGATAAGGGGTATTAGAAAGAAACTTAGTTTATTTTTAATAGTAAGCTTAATGACAGCGAGCATGATTGGATGCAGTTCATCAACTAGTGAGGGAGATAAAGAGGGCAAAAAAAATGATATGCTAGTAATAGCAACGGCTAATGACATTGGAGACTTAAATGCACATGGATATAGTCCTATGTATGGTCAAAATTTTTTGTATGAAGGCTTAACTACTTTTGAAGAAGGGGAAGTAAAGCCTGCATTAGCAGAAAAATGGGATATTTCAGAAGATGGTAAAGAATACACTTTCTATTTACGAAAAAATGTAAAATTTACTGATGGTTCACAACTTAATGCTAAAGTAGTTAAGAAGAATTTTGATGCATTTTTAAAAAATAAAGATGCGCATTCTTTCTTGGAGTCAGTTAATTTAATGGAATCTGTAGAGGTGGTAGAGGATCATACAGTAAAAATAAAGTATAAAGAGTCATATTATCCAGTTTTACAAGAACTTGCTTTATCTAGACCAGTTCGCATAATGGCTGAGGCATCATTTCCAGATGATGGAGATACATCTGAAAAAATAAAAAAGCCAATAGGTACAGGTATGTGGAAGCTAAAAGAATATAAAGCAGGAGAGTATGCTATTCTTGAGAGAAATGAAGATTATTGGGGAGAAAAAACAAAGTTTAAGGAAGTTAAAATGGTAGTTACTCCAGATGGTGACACTGCAGTAAATGCTCTAAAAGCTGGAGAAGTTAATATGATATTTGACGTTGAAAGTAGGCTATCACCAGATGCATTTAATGAGTTGAAATCAAGTGGGTTTAAAACTCAAGTTTCACAGCCTTTAAGTACAGTTTCTTTAATCGTAAATGCTACTAATGGAGCTACAAAAGATTTAAAAGTGAGAAAAGCATTACAACACGGAGTAGATAAAGAAGTTATTTCAAAGCATGTATTTTATGGATTGCAAGAACCGGCAGACACATTATTTGATAAAAATGTTCCTTATTGTGATATCAATTTAGTAAAATATGAATATGACCTAGAAAAAGCAGGAAAAATGCTTGATGAAGCTGGTTGGAAACTAGAAGAAGGTAAAGAGTATAGATCTAAAGATGGAAAAGAACTAGAATTAGGTTTTTATTATGATGGGGATAATGTCATATACAAATCTTTAGGAGAAGTACTACAAAGTGAATATAAAAAGATGGGTGTAAAGATAAACTTAGAATCTCAAGAAAGACAAGCTTTAATTGATAAGACTAAGAGTGGCGATTTTGACATAACTATAACTGAAACATGGGGGGATCCATATGATCCACATACATTAGTAGCTTCTATGAAAAATGAGGGGTATGCAGATTATCAAGCTCAAAAGGGACTTCCTATGAAGAAAGAATTAGATGAAAAAATAGGTAAAGTTATAGTTGAAAATGATGAAAATACTAGACAAGATATATATACTGATATACTAACAACATTACATAATCAAGCAGTATACTTACCAATTTCTAAGACTACAAGATTGGTTGCATGCGATAAAGATTTAACCGGAATAAAGTTTAATACACTTTACTACATACCAATTGAAGAAGTTACTAGAGAGTCTAAATAA
- the nikB gene encoding nickel ABC transporter permease, whose amino-acid sequence MKKYVLKRLITLVPILIGISVVAFLLVRIMPGDAATAYLTNANIPVTEKNIQIAIKNLGLDKPIIVQYFDWIKNVLQFNLGTSYISKNLVSQELLSGLKYTMMLAVTSLLWIFVISIPLGMYSATHPGKRVDNLSRIFAFIGSSMPAFWLGFLLVQFFSIKLGILPVAGAEKLSNIILPSITLAFGYVPTYSRILRNSLLENMKSPSVTYARARGISERKILFNNVLRNSLIPIITSLGMNFGGMLSGSVIVENVFSWPGLGRVIVGSISQRDYPMIQGYIILMAVIFILSNLLADLACASIDSRIRLEG is encoded by the coding sequence ATGAAGAAATATGTTTTAAAAAGGCTGATTACATTAGTACCCATACTGATTGGAATCTCAGTAGTAGCATTTCTTTTAGTTAGGATTATGCCAGGAGATGCAGCAACAGCATATTTAACTAATGCAAATATTCCTGTAACTGAAAAAAACATACAAATAGCAATAAAAAACCTAGGATTAGATAAACCAATAATAGTTCAATACTTTGATTGGATAAAAAACGTACTACAATTTAATTTAGGAACATCATATATATCTAAAAACTTAGTATCTCAAGAGTTATTATCAGGTCTAAAATATACTATGATGTTAGCAGTTACATCATTATTGTGGATATTTGTTATTAGTATTCCACTAGGTATGTACTCAGCAACTCACCCAGGTAAAAGAGTAGATAATCTAAGTCGTATATTTGCATTTATTGGTTCGTCCATGCCTGCATTTTGGCTAGGATTTTTATTGGTACAATTCTTTTCAATAAAATTAGGCATATTACCAGTGGCAGGAGCTGAGAAATTATCAAATATTATATTACCATCAATAACACTAGCTTTTGGATATGTTCCAACTTACTCAAGAATATTACGAAATAGCTTACTAGAAAATATGAAGTCACCATCAGTCACTTATGCTAGGGCAAGAGGAATAAGTGAAAGAAAGATATTATTTAATAATGTTTTAAGAAATTCTTTGATACCAATAATAACTTCTCTAGGAATGAATTTTGGAGGAATGTTATCAGGAAGTGTAATAGTTGAGAACGTTTTCTCATGGCCGGGTCTTGGACGTGTAATAGTCGGGTCAATTTCACAAAGAGATTATCCTATGATTCAAGGATACATAATACTTATGGCAGTAATATTTATTTTGAGTAATCTTTTAGCTGACTTAGCATGTGCAAGCATTGATTCAAGAATAAGATTGGAAGGATAG
- the nikC gene encoding nickel transporter permease: protein MNIKEITQNLLKHKLTLLCFVFIIIVIITGIFAPIIAPHDPLEMELTKKFMPISIEYPMGTDNMGRCIFSRIVHGTRPTIGFSLIACAVSSTFGIFIGMLSGFKGGKIDMIIMRLCDVLYSFPSLVLTLVIVSFLGPGIKNIIIAMISVQWIWYARVSRNLTIRERELSYVDCSKLVGSSNIKILIKSILPNIFPQVLAIITIDFGHTILAVSGFSFLGLGVKAPLPEWGMMINDGRSFMHSNPMLMFWPGIMILLVVLSTNIIGDKLRDTLEEVVS, encoded by the coding sequence ATGAATATAAAAGAAATTACACAGAATCTATTAAAACACAAGTTAACACTATTATGTTTTGTTTTTATAATTATAGTAATAATAACAGGAATTTTTGCACCAATTATAGCACCACATGATCCTTTGGAAATGGAGCTTACAAAAAAATTTATGCCTATATCGATAGAATATCCTATGGGTACTGATAATATGGGTAGGTGTATATTTTCTAGAATAGTTCATGGTACTAGACCAACCATTGGATTTTCTTTAATTGCATGTGCAGTATCATCAACTTTTGGAATATTTATAGGAATGTTATCCGGATTTAAAGGTGGGAAAATAGATATGATAATTATGAGATTATGTGATGTATTATACTCTTTTCCGAGTTTAGTTTTAACCTTAGTAATAGTAAGTTTCTTAGGACCGGGTATAAAAAATATTATCATAGCTATGATTTCTGTACAATGGATTTGGTATGCAAGAGTATCAAGAAATTTGACAATAAGGGAGAGAGAGCTAAGTTATGTAGATTGTAGCAAATTAGTTGGATCATCAAACATAAAAATTTTAATTAAATCTATTTTGCCAAATATTTTTCCACAGGTGTTGGCTATAATAACAATTGATTTTGGGCACACAATATTAGCAGTATCAGGATTTTCTTTTTTAGGACTTGGAGTTAAGGCACCTCTGCCAGAGTGGGGGATGATGATAAATGATGGACGTTCATTTATGCATAGTAACCCAATGCTAATGTTTTGGCCAGGTATTATGATTTTACTTGTAGTTTTAAGTACAAATATAATAGGAGATAAATTAAGAGATACTTTAGAAGAGGTAGTTAGTTAG
- a CDS encoding ABC transporter ATP-binding protein: MGDNSVLKIDNLKIELIHKNQKLIAVKDVSFDLDPGKTIGIIGESGSGKSITCSAILGLLEDKKWIINGDIYFGETPIPYRSNKDMNKFRGKHIALITQNPMSAFDPIRTIRYHFIETLTTHKNMSKKDIEKKAIYILNKMKIQNPKNVLDSYSFELSGGMLQRIMIAIAIALEPEVLIADEPTTALDLTVQYEIIKILSKMQKDLGTSIILVSHDLGVISELADEVLVMYGGSIVEKAPINEIMTNPKHPYTKGLISSRPNFSKERLAILDGTPPNLFERRGGCEFYNRCNRKNEKCKNNIISNIKVNQNHEVRCIHFEEGAYSCGTA, translated from the coding sequence ATGGGAGATAATTCAGTTTTAAAAATTGATAATTTAAAAATTGAATTAATTCATAAAAATCAAAAGCTAATAGCAGTGAAGGATGTAAGCTTTGACTTAGACCCGGGAAAGACGATAGGAATTATAGGAGAAAGTGGTAGTGGTAAGTCTATTACATGTTCTGCAATACTAGGACTTTTAGAAGATAAAAAATGGATTATAAATGGAGATATTTACTTTGGAGAAACACCAATTCCTTATAGAAGTAATAAAGATATGAATAAATTTAGGGGAAAGCATATTGCACTAATAACACAAAATCCAATGAGTGCATTTGATCCTATTAGAACTATAAGATATCATTTTATAGAAACACTTACTACTCATAAAAATATGTCTAAAAAAGATATTGAAAAAAAAGCCATATATATTCTTAATAAGATGAAAATTCAAAATCCTAAAAATGTATTAGATAGTTATTCTTTTGAGCTAAGTGGTGGTATGCTACAGCGTATAATGATAGCAATAGCAATTGCACTTGAGCCAGAAGTATTAATTGCTGATGAGCCAACTACAGCTCTTGATTTAACAGTTCAATACGAAATAATAAAAATACTTTCTAAAATGCAAAAGGATTTAGGTACTTCAATAATTCTAGTATCCCACGATTTAGGAGTAATATCAGAATTAGCAGATGAAGTACTAGTAATGTATGGCGGAAGTATAGTAGAAAAAGCACCCATAAATGAAATTATGACCAATCCAAAACATCCATACACAAAAGGATTAATATCATCTAGACCTAATTTTTCTAAAGAAAGATTAGCTATATTAGATGGAACACCACCAAACTTATTTGAAAGAAGAGGTGGATGTGAATTTTATAATAGATGTAATAGAAAAAATGAAAAATGTAAAAATAACATAATCTCTAATATTAAAGTAAATCAAAATCACGAGGTAAGATGTATTCATTTTGAGGAGGGGGCATATAGTTGTGGAACTGCTTAA